From the genome of Tripterygium wilfordii isolate XIE 37 chromosome 6, ASM1340144v1, whole genome shotgun sequence:
TTGCtctgtgtgtatacatataattCACTCACCACACTTATATGTGCCGTGtatcaatttttctttttttccaggTTTCCAACATTATTTATTTGGATTCTCCTGCTGGTGTTGGTTTCTCTTACTCTGAAAACACAACCAAATACAACACTACAGATCTACAAACTGCTGCTGATTCACATGCCTTCCTGCTTAAGGTACAAAACTCAAGATTTAACAGGACATAAATATTATTGAGTTTCAACAATGTTGATGCAGCACCAATATTAAACTAGGATAAACCCTAACTGCTTAATTTTTCGCCTTGCAATTTAGTGGTTTGAGGTATTCCCGGAATTTGTTAAGAATCCATTTTTCTTATCTGGAGAGTCTTATGCTGGCGTTTACGTGCCCACACTTGCAGCAGCAGTAGTTCAAGGTACTGTATCTTACTATGTGTTGATTAAAAAGTGGGGCTTTTCTTATGCTGATATTGAATATTTTTGTAAGATTAAATTTGTTTACCTCCTCTTATAGGAATCAAAGATGGTGCAAAACCACATATTAACTTTAAGGTATGTCAGTGTTTGGCAACAAAGTATAGTTGGTGTTAAAAATTGGATATAAATTTTTCTTATTCTGTGCAGGGTTACATGGTGGGAAATGGGATGACAGATAATTATTACGATGCGAATTCTTTCGTCTCTTTTTCACATGGGATGGCACTTATCTCGGATCAAATGTTTGAGGTTCGTGAAGTTATAAATTGTTGGGTTAATCATGGTTGCATGATTTGTTTTTGAAGTATTTTTGGTTGATCTAAAAACTTCATAAAAGTTTTCAGAAACGTTTGCTGCTCAATTGTCAGCTGCTAATTCTTGCAGGAAGTTCAAGCTGCTTGTAAAGGAAAGTATTATAACCCAACTACTCCTAGGTGTGCTGCGATCcttcaaaaaattgataaagTAAGATGATTTCTGACTTAAAACTTTTATTGCAGTACAAGACAGCTATCTTCTtgtgttaagttcaaaatcacacAAGTAGTTTTCAATTACTAAATCATCGCTACTCTTTAACGTAGGTTGTTAAAGTACTGAACATTTATGATATTCTCGAGCCCTGCTACAATAAACCAGGATCTGCAAATGCTCATGAAGAAGGAAAGACAGCCTTGGTTTCTAGCTTCCAACAGCTAGCGGTAACTACGATGCCTCTCAGGGTTAGGAAGCAGATGATTGGCCGCACATTGCCTCTACGGACAGTGAAATCTATGAAGGATGGCGTATTCACAACTGTCAGTGCTCCTTGCACAGTATGATCTTTTTAACCTTGTTGTTTATTACTTATTTTTCATATGCTTTAGATTACTCATAAGATATGCAAATATGAATCTTTATTCTGGTGTAGAGCATGGCATTAATCATGATTCTATCTGTAATGATTGAGAACCTCTCTTTTTTTACTCCTACTATGATTTCGGATTTCCTGAGCAATGTGGAAGTGATTGTTGCACATTGTCCATCCCTTATTATGAACATGTTGCATATTAGTCATGTGTTTAATTCTCTCTCATCTGAAAAGAAATGTTACTGCAGGATGATGTAGTTGCTACTGCGTGGCTAAATAATGCAGCAGTAAGGAACGCAATTCACGCTGCGCCGGTAAGTAatcaacatacatacatacatatatatatatatacacatttataAGGTATATGTGTATAGTTTTTTGTGTGTaggcatcacatatatatacacagtttATCCTTGAAGGTGAAACCCATATCTTCTGCTGTATGATCTCATTCTGCATTCATGCACACCATAGGCTTCCGTAGCTGGTGCTTGGGTGCTATGCACAGACAGGATAAGTTATCATTCAGATACTGGTAGTATGATCCCTTACCACAAAAACCTAACTACACAAGGATATCGTGCACTAATATTCACGTAAGTTCTCCTTgaatatttttgttaagatgGAACTGGATTTCGTTTTGTTTATGATTATATATCTTTGACaaaatatttcttcttttcccCTACACTGGCAGTGGAGACCATGATCTGCGCATTCCATTCACTGGTACTCAGGGTTGGACTAGATCGATTGGATATAACGTAGTTGATGAATGGAGGCCTTGGTTTGTCAATAACCAAGCTGCTGGGTAATCCTTACCAACTCCATATTTGCTTTCTCCTCTGTATCTCatcatgtatgtttttttttcttccattttttttatctatctcAAATAACTTTccctgtttttttattttttttttattttcaggtATTTACAAGGATATGCTAATAACCTGATCTTTCTCACTATCAAGGTTTTGGCTTAACATGATTTTAGCTTCTGATTATGTTACTGACTAGCCACTCTACACAGAGAAAACTATATAAGCTTGTGAAAGTGACTGAAAATCTCATGATCTTGCAGGGTGCAGGACACACAGTCCCCGAATACAAGCCACAAGAAGCATTGTACTTCTACAGCCAGTGGTTGGACGGCAAGCAAATATGATTGGATCCCGAGAAATTTTTTGTTCCATTTTTCATATTCCTTGTATACCAAAGAGAAATTCCATTTATGCGTGTGCTCattgaaaagaaataaaaggaaGTGAAAGTATTCAGTTTCAACAgtgtatcaatttttttttttcctgtttttttttGGGGCTTAAATTCCAGTCCATGGGGGTAGACTTGACTTGGCTGATAATTTTCTCATGAACCCACCTATGAAAGCAAAGACGAGTGTCAACTGTTGAAGAGAAAAAGATGGTGATATATGATATCTGGTGGTGCAAGCATCTGAAAGCCAGAAATGAAAAGTCCTATTCTTTCCATCAGAAATTGGCAAGTTGGGTATCACCATCAATATACATAACAAATTTCAAAGCATACAAAATAGAACAATATTatcatccaaaccatcaaaaaaTAGCATTACAAAACATACACCATTTTCTTAagtgaaacaacaaaaaatacaaggaGAGTTGGATCTTACAAAATTCCAATTCTACCCACacaagagggagagggagagagagagagagaagggacaATTGATTTTCCCAGACACGCTAATATAGTCGGGTCCAAAATTATCATCAATTGCAAATCTTGTTTTTCCCATGATGTTGGAAATGAACCATGAAAAGGAATGTCAAAaacggagaaaaaaaaatgtaaaaaagtaGCCAATCAAACCTTCTTTCCCTTGACTGCCTTCTTGTCCTCTTTCCCGGGCTCATATCTTGGCAGATTCAATAGTGTGTTGACACGAGACACTCCTTCCAGAGCAGACCACTCTATTCCCGTTTCTATAAGCGTTTCATCCTGCATTGAGGAGTCTTCAGTACCTCCCCCTGAGAGGATCTCTCTGCCTGTTCGGACAGTACCTGAACGGTCCAGACCAGTTGGGCTGGGGAGTTCATTGCCTTTCTCGCAGCCCCCATCAGCTACGTCTGCTGAAGTTGGCTGCTCTTGGGACTTTACATTCGAAGCTGTATATATATTGTCTGTGTTTGAGTCCAGGAAGAGGCAAACTACAGCACAGTCATCAACTTTGGAAGTCGGATACTTATATCTCCAAGCTCGAACTGCTGACTCAACCAAGGCTCGAGCAGCAGAGGAACGTGCAGGGGCTGATGCTACAATGTCCACAACTTCCTTGTTTGTAAGGACATCCCAAATCTGTGGAAATCCAAAAACAATGTTTAAGAGTACGTGGTCATAATGTTTTGGAAAAGCAAGGCCTGAGAATTCAAGTTGACTCCCTCACCCCATCAGAAGCCAAGACGATAAATTCATCCTTCTCTGTGAGGCGCCGATAAGAAATCTCTGGCACGGAAATCAGACCAAAATCTTTTAGGCAGAAATCTCCAAAAGCTCGTGCCATGGCAAGGCCAGGCGAGTCATTATTTGGCAGCCAGACTCTGGCTACTTCAGGTTCATCCAGAAGAGCAAAGACACGTCCTCTACATCTTCGAATTCTCTCTGCTTCCGCTATAAAGTTACGAGAGAATAAGAAGGGAAAAATCAATGGCAAGAAAACAATCAATCTTATATGCACAATACCATTTTTTGACACGTAATATCTGTCTAGAGCTCATTGAAACAAAATCATTTCACCATATAACAAGAAAATAATCCTCCAAAAGAGGCAGTGATCACAATTCACAAGAGAATCATAAACTGAACATATGATGTCATTTGTTGGATCAGACCCTTAGCAGTTATTTCAAAAAACATTTTCAGAAGAACTCAAAGGCAAGTCTCATATAGTATTCAGCAATGCATGGCACACTAATAGGAAATTCATTGCcaaaaaacaattgaaaaggagagagagaggggtacCTGGAAGATTTGGTTTGAGGTCCACAGTCAACTGAATTGCAATAAGGGAATCATCCTTTTCCCTTGTACCCAGTACAGCTCTGGAGTCTCCAACATTTCCAACGACAAGATATTGACCCTATATAAACATCCAATGCCGTATTAATTAACACAAGTTTATCACAAAATCCTTGAAtccatttaaaagaaaaaaaaagtttaaaagaaGAAAGTTTTGCTACTTCCAATACAAGTAGAGACCTGTTTGACCAGTGTTACTGCTGTTGTTCCACTGCAGAAACAATCAATATTTGCATGGAACCTCAATTCCCTATCCATTACTTTAAAAGCCTTCAGAAAAGACTCTTTCAGTGTCTGAAATATATCTGGTTGCTTTTCAGCATCCTCAAGATCAACAGACAGCTTAGATTCTTCATCAGCGGATACAAAAGCAGTATCTTCAGAATTCATGCTTCCAGCGGTGTTGAGTCTGATCTCTTTCAGAACATCCTCACTGTTTATATTCACTTCCCAGTGAGCACTCAGCTTCAGAGGAAGATAATCTCTTACTCTCTTTGCAACCATATGACCATTAGGACCATGGCCATCAAAAACACCACAGAAAACCGTATCCGTCCTTGAGCCAAAGTTCTGAAAATTGAAAGTTTCtggaatgaaaaaaagaaggtacgCATAACATGCAAAGAGCACTGGGATAGATATTAGATACAAAACTAATCTTTGAAGCTTGAACACAAAAGTAGATATTGAAGATATATGGCATACCatgattagttttttttttttttagcagtTCTTCAATCTAATATAGGAAGAGACAAACGGTGCAACTACAATGGACAACCAATCAAGTAGATGAGTTGGCTGTCTTCAGTCTCGTCACAAGAAGGAAACATGAAGAGTTTGATAAGCCTTTTTGATCAACCACTTTGGAAAATATTAGCAGTGTAAGCATCATAAGTGGTTTACATTCTCCTATGATGGAATGCCTATTATTATTGAAGTGGTGGCTTTACTTCAATCTTCTGTCATCCAATTTTCCCTTCTCTTGTACACtattattttgttgatgtttacttatattaaaaaatcaaaagagaaaaatgtaACTTATATAGAACTCAAACACACTATCCAATGTATAAAGATAACCTAAACTTGTCTTGATGCCAGACTTAATGTCAGTGACTTAAATACAACATCAGCTAGAACCAGTAAATTCCCTTAGTGATATAATAGCACATGAATGTAATAAATGCACTCAAGGCCACAAACTGGAAGGGAGGcaagaaaaaataatgattaGAGTCAGTCATCCCATGAGAAGAAGCAAATAATTGTACCATTCCAGTCTTACTGGCTAGGAAAGCAACCAAAAAAGTATCATGCATCTAGTCAAGAAACATAATGTCTTTTCTAATGCTTTTGGTtgcaaaactaatcaagtaacATTGAAAATGAAATGTCAAAAAATTTGGAAAGAGATGCTTTTCCATTCTAAAATGGACTTTATGAGCTGAGCTGAGACACTAAGATGAGAAAGAGCTAACCTCCCAGACAATCATGGCATCCTGGTTGGTCCCTTTCTTCCCTTGTTGGGTAAACAATGAAGCAATCTCACTCGACCCATTCAAGAACAACCTCCCCGGAATCCTGTGCAGTGGTTCTTCCCTCCGGTAATCGTAGGAAGAATTCCGTGACCCTGGACGCTTCTTGGAGTCCTTCCTTTTCCTGACTCCAAAGCTGGGAGAGGACGGCAAACCAGGGATAGGGCTCCTGCTTTCCGCAGACAAGCAGGACCCCATTCTGAGGGCCCTGACAATACTTAGTATGCACTCCAGACCAGCCAGACAATCACAACACTTATTTTCAGAAGATGGATCCGTCAGAACTGGCTGGTGAAATCCCAAAAAAGTCTTATGAATTCACTCCCTCAAGTCCTATATATCAACCGAATTCAC
Proteins encoded in this window:
- the LOC119999993 gene encoding serine carboxypeptidase 1-like isoform X2, coding for MGMEKLSLFWGSLLCIVFSFAFAKAAVERQVIESLPGFSGTFPSKHYSGYITVDQKHLFYYFVVSERKPLEDPVVLWLNGGPGCSSFDGFVYEHGPFKFEAGKGVSQPTLHLNPYSWSKVSNIIYLDSPAGVGFSYSENTTKYNTTDLQTAADSHAFLLKWFEVFPEFVKNPFFLSGESYAGVYVPTLAAAVVQGIKDGAKPHINFKGYMVGNGMTDNYYDANSFVSFSHGMALISDQMFEEVQAACKGKYYNPTTPRCAAILQKIDKVVKVLNIYDILEPCYNKPGSANAHEEGKTALVSSFQQLAVTTMPLRVRKQMIGRTLPLRTVKSMKDGVFTTVSAPCTDDVVATAWLNNAAVRNAIHAAPASVAGAWVLCTDRISYHSDTGSMIPYHKNLTTQGYRALIFTGDHDLRIPFTGTQGWTRSIGYNVVDEWRPWFVNNQAAGYLQGYANNLIFLTIKGAGHTVPEYKPQEALYFYSQWLDGKQI
- the LOC119999993 gene encoding serine carboxypeptidase 1-like isoform X3 codes for the protein MEIMIGTYKDIIKTLHFSPSSFAFAKAAVERQVIESLPGFSGTFPSKHYSGYITVDQKHLFYYFVVSERKPLEDPVVLWLNGGPGCSSFDGFVYEHGPFKFEAGKGVSQPTLHLNPYSWSKVSNIIYLDSPAGVGFSYSENTTKYNTTDLQTAADSHAFLLKWFEVFPEFVKNPFFLSGESYAGVYVPTLAAAVVQGIKDGAKPHINFKGYMVGNGMTDNYYDANSFVSFSHGMALISDQMFEEVQAACKGKYYNPTTPRCAAILQKIDKVVKVLNIYDILEPCYNKPGSANAHEEGKTALVSSFQQLAVTTMPLRVRKQMIGRTLPLRTVKSMKDGVFTTDDVVATAWLNNAAVRNAIHAAPASVAGAWVLCTDRISYHSDTGSMIPYHKNLTTQGYRALIFTGDHDLRIPFTGTQGWTRSIGYNVVDEWRPWFVNNQAAGYLQGYANNLIFLTIKGAGHTVPEYKPQEALYFYSQWLDGKQI
- the LOC119999993 gene encoding serine carboxypeptidase 1-like isoform X1; amino-acid sequence: MEIMIGTYKDIIKTLHFSPSSFAFAKAAVERQVIESLPGFSGTFPSKHYSGYITVDQKHLFYYFVVSERKPLEDPVVLWLNGGPGCSSFDGFVYEHGPFKFEAGKGVSQPTLHLNPYSWSKVSNIIYLDSPAGVGFSYSENTTKYNTTDLQTAADSHAFLLKWFEVFPEFVKNPFFLSGESYAGVYVPTLAAAVVQGIKDGAKPHINFKGYMVGNGMTDNYYDANSFVSFSHGMALISDQMFEEVQAACKGKYYNPTTPRCAAILQKIDKVVKVLNIYDILEPCYNKPGSANAHEEGKTALVSSFQQLAVTTMPLRVRKQMIGRTLPLRTVKSMKDGVFTTVSAPCTDDVVATAWLNNAAVRNAIHAAPASVAGAWVLCTDRISYHSDTGSMIPYHKNLTTQGYRALIFTGDHDLRIPFTGTQGWTRSIGYNVVDEWRPWFVNNQAAGYLQGYANNLIFLTIKGAGHTVPEYKPQEALYFYSQWLDGKQI
- the LOC119999993 gene encoding serine carboxypeptidase 1-like isoform X4, coding for MEIMIGTYKDIIKTLHFSPSRYITVDQKHLFYYFVVSERKPLEDPVVLWLNGGPGCSSFDGFVYEHGPFKFEAGKGVSQPTLHLNPYSWSKVSNIIYLDSPAGVGFSYSENTTKYNTTDLQTAADSHAFLLKWFEVFPEFVKNPFFLSGESYAGVYVPTLAAAVVQGIKDGAKPHINFKGYMVGNGMTDNYYDANSFVSFSHGMALISDQMFEEVQAACKGKYYNPTTPRCAAILQKIDKVVKVLNIYDILEPCYNKPGSANAHEEGKTALVSSFQQLAVTTMPLRVRKQMIGRTLPLRTVKSMKDGVFTTVSAPCTDDVVATAWLNNAAVRNAIHAAPASVAGAWVLCTDRISYHSDTGSMIPYHKNLTTQGYRALIFTGDHDLRIPFTGTQGWTRSIGYNVVDEWRPWFVNNQAAGYLQGYANNLIFLTIKGAGHTVPEYKPQEALYFYSQWLDGKQI
- the LOC119999997 gene encoding probable protein phosphatase 2C 33, with amino-acid sequence MGSCLSAESRSPIPGLPSSPSFGVRKRKDSKKRPGSRNSSYDYRREEPLHRIPGRLFLNGSSEIASLFTQQGKKGTNQDAMIVWENFGSRTDTVFCGVFDGHGPNGHMVAKRVRDYLPLKLSAHWEVNINSEDVLKEIRLNTAGSMNSEDTAFVSADEESKLSVDLEDAEKQPDIFQTLKESFLKAFKVMDRELRFHANIDCFCSGTTAVTLVKQGQYLVVGNVGDSRAVLGTREKDDSLIAIQLTVDLKPNLPAEAERIRRCRGRVFALLDEPEVARVWLPNNDSPGLAMARAFGDFCLKDFGLISVPEISYRRLTEKDEFIVLASDGIWDVLTNKEVVDIVASAPARSSAARALVESAVRAWRYKYPTSKVDDCAVVCLFLDSNTDNIYTASNVKSQEQPTSADVADGGCEKGNELPSPTGLDRSGTVRTGREILSGGGTEDSSMQDETLIETGIEWSALEGVSRVNTLLNLPRYEPGKEDKKAVKGKKV